In one Pseudomonas sp. Bout1 genomic region, the following are encoded:
- a CDS encoding multidrug efflux SMR transporter codes for MAWLLLGLAGILEIAFAFTMKASDGFTRFTPGLLTVVTGVCSVILLSMALRTLPVGSAYAVWTGIGAAGTAIIGMALLGDSTAPLRVLCIVLILAGVIGLKLVSAN; via the coding sequence ATGGCATGGCTACTGCTCGGCTTGGCCGGCATTCTTGAAATTGCTTTCGCGTTCACGATGAAGGCCTCGGATGGCTTCACCCGATTCACCCCCGGATTGCTCACCGTGGTGACCGGCGTTTGCAGCGTGATCCTGCTTTCGATGGCGCTGCGCACGCTGCCGGTGGGCAGTGCCTACGCCGTCTGGACCGGAATCGGCGCCGCTGGCACCGCGATTATCGGCATGGCATTGCTGGGCGACTCCACTGCGCCGTTACGGGTTTTGTGCATCGTGCTGATCCTGGCAGGCGTGATCGGCCTCAAACT